The genome window TCAATACTATCGCTTGCTGGACCCACAGTAGCCAAAATTTTTGTACGTTTTTCCATTGACAAACTCCTAAGAAGTGATATTGTATGCACTATCCTAACACGAACCCATTACAAAATCTTTACATGTAAAGATGGTGAATAAAAAGTAACAAAATAACATACATTGATTTAAAAAACAGTAAACGTTTTCTTTCACAGGCACCTTTTGCTACAATAATCCACGCTACATGTAAAGGAGAACCCATGCGTATTGAAAAAGAAAACACCCTTTTGATGGTCGTTGATGTTCAAGAGCGTCTCATTCCTCATGTTGCCAACTCCGTTGCGTTGGTCGAGAACATTGCCAAGCTTATTGAGGGCTTTAAGCATCTTGGTGTTCCTACAGTGCTAAATGAGCAATACCGCAAAGGCCTTGGTGAAACCCTTCCTTCCATAAAAACATTGCTCGAAGGTGTTAAATGTTACGAAAAGGCCACCTTTAGCTGTTGCCAAAACACACCGACCCTCACCCATGTTCTTGAGAGTGGAAAAAAAGTCGTTGTTGTTGTAGGCGCCGAAACCCACGTGTGCATTTTACAAACGTGCTTGGATTTGCTCGCTAGCGGAGTATTGCCTGTGG of Sulfurospirillum tamanense contains these proteins:
- a CDS encoding isochorismatase family protein, which produces MRIEKENTLLMVVDVQERLIPHVANSVALVENIAKLIEGFKHLGVPTVLNEQYRKGLGETLPSIKTLLEGVKCYEKATFSCCQNTPTLTHVLESGKKVVVVVGAETHVCILQTCLDLLASGVLPVVVVDCVSSRKTLDHDIALKRMAHSGVVLSTLESILFELCKSSKEPTFKAISALIK